The Polyangium aurulentum genomic interval ATCCGCGCCGCGCGCGACGAGCGCGGACTGTCCGGACGCGTCGATCACGAAGCGCGCCATCTCGGTGCGCTCCACGCCGTCGGGCCCGCGCACGGAGACGCCCGTGGCGCGGCCCTTCTCGAACAGGACACGCGTGACCGCGTGCTGCTCGCGCACGACGGCGCCCTTCTGCGCGGCGTTGTCGAGCAGGATGTGATCGAAGCGCGCGCGGTCGACGAAGTACGAGTAGGGGTGGACGTCGAGCTCGCGGAAGTCGATCTCCCACGCGCTGCGATCGGCGCCCCAGACGAAGGTTTGTCCCTCCTTGCGCTCGAAGCCCGCCGACTCGACGGCCTCGCGCACGCCGAGCGCGTCGAGGTAGGGCAAGACGCCCGGCAGGAGAGACTCGCCGACGTGGGGTCGCGGGAACTTCTCGCGCTCGAGGAGCAGCACGCGCCGGCCCTCGCGGCCGAGGTACGTGGCGACCGACGAGCCCGTCGGGCCGCCGCCGATGACGATCGCATCCCAGAGCGCAGCGGTCTGCATGGTTTACCCGATCAACCGGCCCTGCTGTACGACGGCTGGCGCAGCGTGAGCGCATCGCCGACGCGCACCTCGCCCTCGCCCTCCGCGACGAGGTTCACCGCGAACCAGACCTTGCTGTCCCACGACCGGAACTGCGCCAGCGTCGCGAGCGGCTCCTTGCCCTTGTCGCCCGTCGCCTGGTCGACCGTGGTCACCGCGCAGCGATCGCAACCCTTGCGGACATGGAACGTCATCGCGCCGATGGACAGCGTCGACCATTCGTCCTCGGCCCAGGCCGACGCGCCGCGCACGACGAAGTTCGGCCGGAAGCGGTTCATGGGGAGCGGCTTTTCGAGGCGCGCGTTGAGATCCGCGAGGGAGCCCTCGGACGCGAGCAGGAACGGGAAGGCGTCCGCGAAGCCCACCTTCTCCTTGCGATGCGCGTAGCCAGGATCGACGAGCCGCTCGACCTCGTCGGGCATGTAGACGAGCTCGACGTTCGTGCCGAGGAAGGCGCTGAGATAGGCGGCAGCGTCCCCGCCGGCAGCGACGGCGTTGCAGCGATCGTCCCAGACCCGCACGGGCTTGTCGGCGCGTCCCTCGGGGCGGAGCGGCACGCGGAGCGGCTCCTGGCGGGGCGCGCGCAAGACGAGCGCGTCGGGCTCGATCGAGGTCTCGAGCAGGGCGAGCTGCGGGTATTCGCGCTGGGTCAGGAACCGGCCCTCGGGGGTCGTGATCATGAAGCGGCGATCGTGCGTGATGCCGCGGTCGCCCACGCTCGCCCGGTCGAGCGCGATGCCGCGCGCTCCCTTGACGGGATAAACGAAAATGCCGCTCACGGTGATATCGCTCATGGGTGCAAGCTCCTCGCGTGCTGCCGCGGGCGCGTCGGCGCGCAGAAGCCTCCAATAGGCCTGTGCTGTCCGGTCGTCGAGGCCGTTTGCATCTTCGTGCGGGCAAACGTGCCTATCCACCTCGCCCGATGGGTCCGGAGGGCCTACAAAGGGGGGCATGACGCAAGCCCGATTTCGCACGATCGCCTGGGCCGCGCTGGGGTTCACGCTGGCCGTGATCCTCTGGGGCGCCTACGTCCGCGCCACCGGCTCGGGCGCCGGGTGTGGCAGCCACTGGCCCACCTGCAACGGCGACGTGATCCCGCGGCCGAAGAGCACGGCGACGATCATCGAGTTCACCCACCGCGCGACGTCGGGGCTGGCGTTCCTGATGACGCTCTTGCAGCTCGTGTGGGCGTTCGTCGCGTTCCCGCGGCGGCACGCGGTGCGCTGGGGCGCGGCGGCGTCGATGTTCTTCATGTTCACCGAGGCGCTCGTGGGCGCGGGGCTCGTGCTGTTCGAGCTGGTCGCGCAGAACACCTCGATCGCGCGGGCGTGGTGGATGGGCGCGCATCTCATCAACACGTTCCTGCTCGTCGCGGCGATGACGGCGACGGCGTTCTGGGCCTCGGGCGGCCCGCTGCCGGCGCGCGGCAAGGTGGACGCGGTCAGCGCGGGCGTGCTCGGCGGGGGCCTCGTGGGGACGCTGATCGTGGGCGTGACGGGCGCCATCGCGGCGCTCGGCGACACGCTGTTCCCTGCGAAGAGCTTCGCCGAGGGGCTGGCGCAGGACGTGTCTCCGACGGCGCACCTGCTCGTGCAGCTCCGGGTGTTGCATCCGATCGTGGCCGCGGTGGTGGCGGCGTACTTGCTGTTCGCGACGAGCGTCGTGGGGGCGCGGAGGCCAGGGCTGCGGCGCGGCGCCACGCTGCTCGGGGTGCTGGTCGCGATGCAGATCGGCGCGGGGCTGCTCAACCTGGGGCTCTTGGCGCCGGTGTGGATGCAGATCATCCACCTGCTGCTCGCGGACCTCGTGTGGATGGCGCTCGTCGTGCTCGCGGCCTCTTCGCTTGCTGATCCTGCCTCGCAGCCCGCGTCCACGCCGGCCGCGGGCGCCCGCGTCGCGCAGGGCGCCTGAGCGGGGTAGGATGGGTGCCCTCGGTGCGTTTCGTTGGCGCACCAAGGGTACGAGAAGAAAGGATCGGAACGATGAAGCTGTGGTGGACTTGGCTTGGGGTCGCTGCCGCGGGCGTGCTGGCGGCGGGTGCGGGGACCGGGTGCGGGGATGACGGCGGCGGAGGCTCGGGCGGCAGCGGCGGGACGTCGTCGTCGCCGAGCGCGTCGAGCGGCCCTGGCAGCTCGAGCTCGGGGGAAATGATGGGCTCGGGCGGGGGCGGCACGGGCGGCTCGATGGCAGGATCGGGCGGCGCGGGCGGCGGCATGGGCGGCGCGGGCGGCGGGGGCGCCTACACGACCTGCAGCGAATGCACGGACCTCAACGCGGGCGCGCCGACGAAGGAGTGCAAGAGCGCGCGCGACGCGTGCATGGCGGACGCCAAGTGCGCCGAGATCTATCAGTGCTCGTACTTCAGCCCGGGCTGCTCGACCAACCAGGAGGGCGGCTGCTGCACGCTGAAGTGCTTCCAGGACACGAACGCGCCGCAGGCGTCCATCGACCTGTTCAAGGCGATGGATAGCTGTGTCTATTGCCAGACCTGCAAGGCGCTGTGCGGGAAGGACGCCGCGGACTACTGCGCGGTCTTCCAGCCGGGCGCGACGTGCCCGTGATCCGCGTGTGAGCCGGGAGTTTGGGGGCGAAGCTCGGTTTGCCGGGCGAAGCCCCCGAGCGTCGGCTCAGGGGCACCGAGGGCGGTCCGGCGCTCAAGGAATCCAGGATTCGGTCGTGCACTCGGACGCGACGCACTGCTCGTAGGCCTCGAGGATCGCCTTGCCTTCGAGGCCCTCGGGCGTGTCGTCGCAGGCGAGGCACTCCTGCAGGGTGGTGCAGAGGGAGGAGCAGTCTCTGTACAGGCCGCAGCTCGGGCTGCCCTTGCAGGCGGAGAGCTCGTCCGCGCAGTCGCCCTTGTCCATGAAGTTGCGGCAGGCCTCGTAGTCCTGGGGGTAAGGCACGCAGGGGGGCTTGCACAGGTCCTCGAGCGCGCAATTGACGACGGCGAGGTGCTGGGTGAGGCCGTCGGGGTGCTCGTTCTGGCACTGCTGCTGGCATTTGCCCTCGTCGGGCGAGCCGACGGAGCTGAGGTTGCCGCAGACCATCTCGACGCAGGCCTCGATGGCCTGACATTCGGGCCCGCAGGCCTTTTCGGCCTCGCCGCACGTGCCCTCGAGGCACTCGTCGCACTGGCTCCACGGGCCTGCATCGGCGCTGGGGCCATCGCCCTGCACACCGGCGTCGGTGGAGCCGACGGGATCGGTGCAGACGTTCTTGCGACAACGCAGGGGGACCTCGCAGTCGTCGGTGCGGGTGCAGCTGTCGCCAGGAAGACCACGCCGGGCGTCGCTCGGCGCGTCCCCGAGGCAGGCGCCAGCCATCGAGAGCCAGAGGATGGCAGCCGGTGGGCCGAAGAGCGCGAGGAGGGCGTAACGAGCGCGAGGGCGGGTCATGGGATCGACGATGCCACGGACGGGGGCGCGCTGGGAACGGGGGTTGGGAAACCCTCCCAACCCTCCCAGGTTGGGTTTCATGTGGGTTTGGATACACAAAAACCGTCCCAGGTTGGGTTGAAACCGTCCCAGGTTGGGT includes:
- a CDS encoding MOSC domain-containing protein, encoding MSDITVSGIFVYPVKGARGIALDRASVGDRGITHDRRFMITTPEGRFLTQREYPQLALLETSIEPDALVLRAPRQEPLRVPLRPEGRADKPVRVWDDRCNAVAAGGDAAAYLSAFLGTNVELVYMPDEVERLVDPGYAHRKEKVGFADAFPFLLASEGSLADLNARLEKPLPMNRFRPNFVVRGASAWAEDEWSTLSIGAMTFHVRKGCDRCAVTTVDQATGDKGKEPLATLAQFRSWDSKVWFAVNLVAEGEGEVRVGDALTLRQPSYSRAG
- a CDS encoding COX15/CtaA family protein, yielding MTQARFRTIAWAALGFTLAVILWGAYVRATGSGAGCGSHWPTCNGDVIPRPKSTATIIEFTHRATSGLAFLMTLLQLVWAFVAFPRRHAVRWGAAASMFFMFTEALVGAGLVLFELVAQNTSIARAWWMGAHLINTFLLVAAMTATAFWASGGPLPARGKVDAVSAGVLGGGLVGTLIVGVTGAIAALGDTLFPAKSFAEGLAQDVSPTAHLLVQLRVLHPIVAAVVAAYLLFATSVVGARRPGLRRGATLLGVLVAMQIGAGLLNLGLLAPVWMQIIHLLLADLVWMALVVLAASSLADPASQPASTPAAGARVAQGA